In Pseudonocardia cypriaca, a single genomic region encodes these proteins:
- a CDS encoding NAD-dependent epimerase/dehydratase family protein gives MRVVVVGATGHIGSYLVPRLVRAGHEVVALSRGTREPYHEAPEWSRGERVVVDRDAEDAAGTFGARVVALDPDVVVDLVCFTPESAGLLVEALRPIRPLLLHCGTIWVHGPVHRVPVTEDEPRTPVGEYGIGKAAIERLLHAETRRGGVPSVVLHPGHITGPGWPVINPAGNLDPGVWRALALGEPVALPDLGLGVLHHVHADDVAQAFERALTRPAAIGSSFHVVAEQAMTSLGLAHAAAGWFGREPVLEPVDWPEFESRAGAEHARVTREHVSRSISASIERARTVLGYAPRYTATQALREALDWLVANGRVDLG, from the coding sequence ATGCGCGTAGTGGTGGTCGGAGCGACCGGGCACATCGGCTCATACCTGGTCCCCCGCCTCGTGCGCGCCGGGCACGAGGTCGTCGCGCTCAGCCGCGGGACGCGGGAGCCCTACCACGAGGCGCCCGAGTGGTCGCGGGGCGAGCGGGTCGTCGTCGACCGGGACGCCGAGGACGCGGCGGGCACGTTCGGCGCCAGGGTCGTGGCCCTCGACCCCGACGTCGTGGTCGACCTGGTGTGCTTCACGCCCGAGTCGGCGGGCCTGCTCGTCGAGGCGCTGCGGCCGATACGCCCGTTGCTCCTGCACTGCGGCACGATCTGGGTGCACGGCCCGGTCCACCGCGTGCCGGTGACGGAGGACGAGCCGCGCACGCCGGTGGGCGAGTACGGCATCGGAAAGGCCGCGATCGAGCGCCTGCTGCACGCCGAGACCCGTCGGGGCGGGGTCCCGAGCGTCGTGCTGCACCCCGGGCACATCACCGGGCCGGGATGGCCGGTCATCAACCCAGCGGGCAACCTGGACCCCGGCGTCTGGCGGGCGCTCGCGCTGGGCGAGCCCGTGGCGCTGCCCGACCTCGGTCTCGGCGTGCTGCACCACGTGCACGCGGACGACGTGGCGCAGGCGTTCGAACGGGCGCTGACCCGCCCCGCTGCGATCGGCTCCAGCTTCCACGTGGTCGCGGAGCAGGCGATGACGTCGCTGGGCCTCGCACACGCGGCGGCCGGGTGGTTCGGCCGCGAACCCGTGCTCGAGCCGGTGGACTGGCCCGAGTTCGAGTCGCGGGCCGGCGCGGAGCACGCGCGGGTCACCCGCGAGCACGTCTCCCGCTCGATCAGCGCGAGCATCGAGCGCGCCCGCACCGTGCTGGGCTACGCGCCGCGCTACACGGCGACGCAAGCCCTCCGGGAGGCGCTGGACTGGCTCGTCGCGAACGGGCGGGTCGACCTGGGCTGA
- a CDS encoding L,D-transpeptidase yields the protein MRRILLALAVVLVGSLGVVTIATADESGRVTEAAVPPVLEPPATLAYSPGVDAAGVDPRASAAVSVKDGKLDDVTLSGPDGKAVEGEANADRTEWSSTEELAYGVTYMWAGSATGRDGQKVPVQGSFTTLKPAKTVRGTINIGDGRTVGVAAPIRIQFNDHVEDRAAVERALSVETSVPVEGSWGWLPDEGGGSRVDWRPREYWPAHTKVKVTADLFGVPYGGGDYGASDISSSFEIGRSQVVKADARSHRVVVIRDGQQVFDFPASFGLDSDPRRNTRTGVHVVTEKFPERRMVSETFDYDVNMKWAVRISNNGEFLHAQPATVGVQGSANVSHGCLNLSPENAKAYYDSAIYGDPVEVTGTQVALSARDGDIWDWTLSWNEWKGLSALGG from the coding sequence TTGCGCAGGATCCTGCTCGCACTGGCGGTCGTGCTGGTCGGCTCGCTCGGCGTGGTGACGATCGCCACGGCCGATGAATCGGGCCGTGTGACGGAAGCGGCTGTTCCGCCGGTTCTCGAACCGCCCGCCACGCTCGCGTACTCACCCGGCGTCGACGCCGCCGGTGTCGACCCGCGGGCGTCGGCCGCGGTGTCGGTCAAGGACGGCAAGCTCGACGACGTCACGCTCAGCGGTCCGGACGGCAAGGCCGTCGAGGGCGAGGCGAACGCCGACCGCACCGAGTGGAGCAGCACCGAGGAGCTCGCCTACGGCGTCACGTACATGTGGGCCGGCAGCGCCACCGGCCGGGACGGGCAGAAGGTGCCCGTGCAGGGCTCGTTCACCACGCTGAAGCCGGCCAAGACGGTGCGCGGCACGATCAACATCGGCGACGGGCGCACCGTCGGGGTCGCCGCGCCGATCCGGATCCAGTTCAACGACCACGTCGAGGACCGCGCGGCCGTTGAGCGTGCGCTGTCGGTCGAGACGTCGGTTCCCGTCGAGGGCTCGTGGGGCTGGCTGCCCGACGAGGGCGGCGGGTCGCGGGTGGACTGGCGCCCCCGGGAGTACTGGCCGGCCCACACGAAGGTGAAGGTCACCGCAGACCTGTTCGGCGTGCCGTACGGCGGAGGCGACTACGGGGCCTCCGACATCAGCAGCTCGTTCGAGATCGGGCGGTCGCAGGTCGTCAAGGCCGACGCCAGGAGCCACCGCGTGGTCGTCATCCGCGACGGCCAGCAGGTTTTCGACTTCCCGGCGAGCTTCGGGCTCGACTCCGACCCCCGCCGCAACACCCGCACCGGCGTGCACGTCGTCACCGAGAAGTTCCCCGAGCGGCGGATGGTCAGCGAGACCTTCGACTACGACGTGAACATGAAGTGGGCCGTCCGGATCAGCAACAACGGCGAGTTCCTCCACGCCCAGCCCGCCACCGTGGGGGTCCAGGGTTCGGCGAACGTCAGCCACGGCTGCCTCAACCTCTCCCCCGAGAATGCCAAGGCGTACTACGACTCGGCGATCTACGGCGACCCGGTCGAGGTCACCGGCACCCAGGTGGCGCTGTCGGCCCGCGACGGCGACATCTGGGACTGGACGCTGTCCTGGAACGAGTGGAAGGGCCTCTCGGCCCTGGGCGGCTGA
- a CDS encoding FAD-binding oxidoreductase produces MAASRNLESLRSELAGAVITPGDPGYDTARSLWNGSFDRHPAVIACCASSEDVAAAIGFAESAGLEISVRGGGHSFSGASAGDDGLTIHLGSMTSVQVDPDGRRARVGGGATWADVDAAAQAHGLAVTGGVLSDTGVGGLTLGGGMGWLANRHGLSIDNLESAQVVLADGRVVRASESDEPDLFWALRGGGGNFGVVTEFEFRLHPIGPEVQFGLLFWEIERGVDGLRACREAAQSLPSDYGILIGGALSAPEAPFVPEEHHGKIGHALLVAGYGSAEEHADAIAAVREVCPPLFEFLTPMPYTAMQQLFDPELPPGTRMYDKALYFAELTDDAITVITERATGKTDPLSFMPMFALHGAVAEVGEEATAYGGLRTPHFVVDVSGTSYDPDRFVADREWARSTWDALRPLAGNAGSYVNFMSELDDDERIRASYGPAKYGRLAQVKGEYDPGNLFHRNANIKPA; encoded by the coding sequence ATGGCGGCATCGAGGAACCTCGAGAGCTTGCGGTCGGAGCTGGCAGGGGCGGTGATCACGCCGGGCGACCCGGGCTACGACACCGCGCGGTCGCTGTGGAACGGCTCGTTCGACCGGCATCCCGCGGTGATCGCCTGCTGCGCCTCCTCGGAGGACGTCGCCGCGGCGATCGGGTTCGCCGAGTCCGCGGGACTCGAGATCTCGGTGCGCGGCGGTGGCCACTCCTTCAGCGGGGCATCCGCAGGCGACGACGGACTGACGATCCACCTGGGGTCGATGACCTCCGTCCAGGTCGACCCGGACGGCCGACGCGCCCGGGTCGGAGGGGGCGCGACCTGGGCCGATGTCGACGCGGCCGCGCAGGCGCACGGCCTCGCCGTGACCGGCGGGGTCCTGAGCGACACCGGCGTCGGCGGCCTCACCCTAGGCGGCGGGATGGGTTGGCTCGCCAACCGCCACGGCCTCTCGATCGACAACCTCGAGTCGGCCCAGGTCGTGCTCGCTGACGGTCGCGTCGTCCGGGCGTCCGAGTCCGACGAGCCAGACCTCTTCTGGGCCCTGCGCGGCGGTGGCGGGAACTTCGGTGTGGTCACCGAGTTCGAGTTCCGGCTGCACCCGATCGGCCCCGAGGTGCAGTTCGGTCTGCTGTTCTGGGAGATCGAGCGGGGGGTCGACGGACTGCGTGCCTGCCGCGAAGCTGCGCAGAGCCTCCCGTCGGACTACGGCATCCTGATCGGCGGTGCACTCAGCGCCCCGGAGGCGCCGTTCGTCCCCGAGGAGCACCACGGGAAGATCGGCCACGCGCTCCTCGTCGCCGGCTACGGCTCTGCCGAGGAGCACGCGGACGCGATCGCCGCCGTGCGCGAGGTTTGCCCACCGCTCTTCGAGTTCCTCACGCCGATGCCCTACACGGCGATGCAGCAGTTGTTCGACCCCGAGCTCCCCCCGGGGACCCGGATGTACGACAAGGCCCTCTACTTCGCCGAGCTGACCGATGACGCGATCACGGTGATCACCGAGCGGGCGACCGGGAAGACCGACCCGCTGTCGTTCATGCCGATGTTCGCGCTGCACGGCGCCGTCGCGGAGGTCGGCGAAGAGGCCACCGCATACGGCGGATTGCGCACCCCCCACTTCGTGGTCGACGTGTCGGGGACGAGTTACGACCCGGACCGGTTCGTTGCGGACCGGGAGTGGGCCCGCTCCACCTGGGACGCGCTGCGTCCGCTCGCCGGCAACGCGGGGAGCTACGTCAACTTCATGTCCGAGCTGGACGACGATGAGCGGATCCGCGCCTCGTACGGTCCGGCGAAGTACGGGCGGCTCGCGCAGGTCAAGGGCGAGTACGACCCGGGCAACCTCTTCCACCGCAACGCGAACATCAAGCCGGCCTGA
- a CDS encoding DUF2505 domain-containing protein, which yields MPRQIDFRSVSTHPADEVYATMVDPDYLRARLERVGGPGAALLEHSADVQGARYRLRLGLDSKDLPSVVRSVLSGNLTIERNERWTRQDSGRYVGEVDVTIHGAPASATGGMRLRDLPDGGSELNVRADAQVSVPLIGGKIEGVIAEQVQRLLTAETAFTQEWLAGNAR from the coding sequence ATGCCCCGGCAGATCGACTTCCGGTCCGTGTCCACGCATCCCGCGGACGAGGTCTACGCCACGATGGTCGACCCCGACTACCTGCGCGCCCGGTTGGAACGCGTCGGCGGCCCCGGCGCGGCCCTCCTGGAGCACTCGGCCGACGTGCAGGGCGCGCGCTACCGGCTGCGGCTCGGCCTCGACTCGAAGGACCTGCCATCGGTGGTGCGCAGCGTGCTGTCCGGCAACCTCACCATCGAGCGCAACGAGCGGTGGACCCGGCAGGACAGCGGCCGCTACGTCGGCGAGGTCGACGTCACGATCCACGGCGCCCCGGCGTCCGCAACCGGCGGCATGCGGCTGCGGGACCTGCCCGACGGCGGCAGCGAGCTGAACGTGCGCGCGGACGCGCAGGTCTCGGTGCCCCTGATCGGCGGGAAGATCGAGGGCGTGATCGCGGAGCAGGTGCAGCGGCTCCTCACCGCCGAGACCGCGTTCACCCAGGAATGGCTGGCCGGCAACGCCCGCTGA
- the purU gene encoding formyltetrahydrofolate deformylase, whose amino-acid sequence MEPTAEHRYVITLSCPDTTGIVARIAGFLADAGGWIVEAGYHSDPGTGWFFTRQVVRADSLPFGPDQLRERFAEVAAELGGETTWTVTDTREPKRIVLLVSEEAHCMHDILGRVATGELPVRLAAVIGNHDRLGPIVRAHGVPFHHVPFPAPGGGDPEARAAAKAQAFADVDDLVSRHDPHAVVLARFMQILPPELCRAWAGRAINIHHSFLPSFVGARPYHQAYARGVKLIGATCHYVTPELDAGPIIEQDVIRVDHSDTAADMVRRGRDIERLVLARGLRWHLEDRVLVHGNKTVVFP is encoded by the coding sequence GTGGAGCCCACGGCCGAGCATCGGTACGTCATCACCCTGAGCTGCCCCGACACCACCGGGATCGTCGCCCGCATCGCGGGGTTCCTGGCCGACGCGGGCGGCTGGATCGTGGAGGCGGGCTACCACTCCGACCCCGGCACCGGATGGTTCTTCACCCGCCAGGTGGTGCGGGCCGACTCGCTGCCGTTCGGCCCCGACCAGCTGCGGGAACGCTTCGCCGAAGTGGCCGCCGAGCTGGGCGGCGAGACGACCTGGACGGTCACCGACACCCGCGAGCCGAAGCGCATCGTCCTGCTGGTGAGCGAGGAAGCGCACTGCATGCACGACATCCTCGGGCGCGTCGCCACCGGGGAGCTCCCGGTGCGCCTGGCCGCCGTCATCGGCAACCACGACCGGCTCGGGCCGATCGTGCGCGCCCACGGAGTGCCCTTCCACCACGTCCCGTTCCCGGCACCGGGCGGCGGCGACCCGGAGGCGAGGGCCGCCGCGAAGGCGCAGGCGTTCGCCGACGTGGACGACCTCGTGAGCCGGCACGACCCGCACGCCGTGGTGCTCGCCCGCTTCATGCAGATCCTGCCGCCCGAGCTGTGCCGCGCCTGGGCCGGCCGGGCGATCAACATCCACCACAGCTTCCTGCCGTCGTTCGTCGGCGCACGGCCCTACCACCAGGCCTACGCCCGCGGCGTCAAGCTGATCGGCGCCACCTGCCACTACGTCACGCCCGAGCTCGACGCCGGCCCGATCATCGAGCAGGACGTCATCCGCGTTGACCACAGCGACACCGCAGCCGACATGGTCCGCCGCGGCCGCGACATCGAGCGGCTCGTACTGGCCAGGGGTCTGCGCTGGCACCTCGAGGACCGGGTGCTCGTGCACGGCAACAAGACGGTGGTCTTCCCCTGA
- a CDS encoding FAD-binding oxidoreductase, with amino-acid sequence MTYTMSGGVDALREVMDGQVLLPDDPDFDRAALIWNGAIDRLPAVVARCTSAADVAAALRWGQENGLEIAVRGGGHNVAGTAVIEGGLTIDLSPLVTVVVDPLARRARCGGGAVLAQLDAACQEHGLAVPAGTVSHTGVAGLTLGGGFGWLSPMAGLSIDNLISAEVVLVDGRVVRASAHEHPDLFWALRGGGGNFGVVTEFEFQLHAVGPLVHLGMFFFGLDRAEEAIRLGRTFFAGSPRNVGGTMVGLNAPPAPFVPEEAHFAPGVAIVAAGFGSAVEHASVIEQLREAGPLFELVTPMPYVALQQMLDEGAPWGAHGYTKGLYLDELSDEAIDVVAAALREKPSPMSQVLVFPLGGAFGDVPDDATAFGGRRTAKYALVVDALVPDPVMFDAERRWARSTWDAVRPFADDASTYVNMMTEFEENRVRDSYGAKYERLAMIKAVYDPRNVLRSNANIKPA; translated from the coding sequence ATGACGTACACGATGAGCGGCGGGGTCGATGCACTGCGTGAGGTGATGGACGGGCAGGTGCTGCTTCCGGACGACCCGGACTTCGATCGCGCCGCGCTGATCTGGAACGGCGCCATCGATCGGTTGCCGGCCGTCGTCGCGCGCTGCACGTCGGCGGCGGACGTCGCCGCGGCGCTGCGGTGGGGGCAGGAGAACGGCCTCGAGATCGCGGTGCGCGGGGGCGGCCACAACGTCGCGGGCACCGCCGTGATCGAGGGCGGGTTGACGATCGACCTCAGCCCGCTGGTCACGGTCGTGGTCGACCCGCTCGCGCGGCGGGCGCGCTGCGGTGGTGGGGCGGTGCTCGCCCAGCTGGACGCGGCGTGCCAGGAGCACGGCCTCGCCGTCCCGGCCGGGACGGTCAGCCACACCGGGGTCGCGGGTCTGACCCTCGGCGGTGGCTTCGGCTGGCTGAGCCCGATGGCCGGCCTCTCCATCGACAACCTGATCTCGGCCGAGGTCGTCCTCGTCGACGGGCGGGTCGTGCGGGCGAGCGCGCACGAGCACCCCGACCTGTTCTGGGCCCTCCGCGGTGGCGGCGGCAACTTCGGCGTGGTCACCGAGTTCGAGTTCCAGCTGCACGCGGTGGGCCCGCTGGTCCACCTCGGGATGTTCTTCTTCGGGCTGGACCGGGCGGAGGAGGCGATCCGGCTCGGCCGGACGTTCTTCGCGGGCAGCCCGCGCAACGTCGGCGGCACGATGGTGGGCCTGAACGCGCCGCCTGCGCCGTTCGTACCGGAGGAGGCCCACTTCGCACCCGGCGTCGCGATCGTGGCGGCCGGGTTCGGCTCGGCCGTCGAGCACGCTTCCGTGATCGAGCAGCTGCGGGAGGCGGGGCCGCTGTTCGAGCTCGTGACGCCGATGCCGTACGTCGCGCTCCAGCAGATGCTCGACGAGGGTGCCCCGTGGGGCGCGCACGGCTACACGAAGGGTCTCTACCTGGACGAGCTGTCCGACGAGGCGATCGACGTGGTCGCGGCGGCACTCCGGGAGAAGCCGTCGCCGATGTCGCAGGTGCTCGTGTTCCCGCTCGGGGGCGCCTTCGGCGATGTGCCGGACGACGCCACGGCCTTCGGCGGGCGCCGCACGGCGAAGTACGCGCTGGTGGTCGACGCTCTCGTGCCCGACCCGGTCATGTTCGATGCGGAGCGTCGGTGGGCGCGGTCGACCTGGGACGCGGTGCGCCCGTTCGCCGACGACGCGAGCACCTACGTGAACATGATGACCGAGTTCGAGGAGAACCGGGTCCGCGATTCGTACGGCGCGAAGTACGAGCGGCTGGCGATGATCAAAGCGGTGTACGACCCGCGCAACGTCCTGCGTTCGAACGCCAACATCAAGCCTGCCTGA
- a CDS encoding amidohydrolase family protein has translation MQGRISRRSVLAGGLALGVIGGVGATGCAPEPPSPPLPPPAPAPADGVIAITGVTVVEVDAGRRRPATTVLVRGDRITEVGPTARVRVPPGATAVDGTGKFLIPGLADMHVHTVPLERTFPPLYLVNGITTVREMGGNPDAVTYRDRVAAGAAFGPRSQATRLLVDGSPSLWEGIGPPYVAVADAAQARAAVREQHAAGADFIKVYTRLSPEAFHAIAEETRELGIPFLGHCSDFVPLPEASDAGIRSIEHLWQFWYAASREEDRLRREVAAVPIAGGEYGGWYTKMHDAEYAAARSTDRRKAARVLERLASNGTFVTPTLVQHRIADTPSTVRADDPRTRYLPAPYTEIMKVQLQQIYMQRRTPAQNVERRELFERRMDLVPELAEAGVPLLAGTDTGTPSLVPGFALHEELELLVRAGLTTAQALRAATLEPARYLGLEDEQGSIAPGKVADLVLLDADPLRDITNTTRIDSVVVRGCLLDGAAREQMLDDVLAASQDPAAAAAPGPMVCACCR, from the coding sequence ATGCAAGGCAGGATCAGCCGGAGGTCGGTGCTGGCCGGCGGGCTGGCGTTGGGCGTGATCGGCGGAGTCGGGGCGACCGGGTGCGCCCCGGAACCACCGTCACCCCCGCTCCCACCACCGGCGCCTGCTCCGGCCGACGGCGTCATCGCGATCACGGGGGTGACGGTCGTCGAGGTGGACGCCGGGCGGCGGCGGCCTGCAACGACGGTGCTGGTTCGGGGCGACCGGATCACGGAGGTCGGACCCACGGCCCGGGTCCGGGTCCCGCCCGGTGCGACCGCCGTCGACGGCACGGGGAAGTTCCTCATCCCGGGCCTCGCCGACATGCACGTCCACACCGTGCCGCTCGAGCGGACCTTCCCGCCGCTGTACCTCGTCAACGGGATCACGACCGTGCGGGAGATGGGCGGCAACCCGGACGCGGTCACCTACCGGGACCGGGTGGCGGCGGGTGCGGCGTTCGGCCCGCGATCGCAGGCGACCCGCCTGCTCGTCGACGGTTCACCATCGCTGTGGGAGGGCATCGGGCCGCCGTACGTCGCCGTCGCCGACGCCGCGCAGGCGCGAGCCGCCGTCCGCGAGCAGCACGCGGCCGGAGCGGATTTCATCAAGGTCTACACGAGGTTGAGCCCCGAGGCCTTCCACGCGATCGCGGAAGAGACCCGCGAGCTGGGCATCCCGTTCCTCGGGCACTGCTCGGACTTCGTGCCGCTCCCCGAGGCGAGCGACGCCGGGATCCGCAGCATCGAGCACCTATGGCAGTTCTGGTACGCGGCGTCGCGGGAGGAGGATCGGCTGCGCCGCGAGGTGGCCGCCGTCCCGATCGCGGGCGGGGAGTACGGCGGCTGGTACACCAAGATGCACGACGCCGAATACGCGGCCGCCCGCAGCACGGACCGCCGGAAGGCGGCCCGTGTCCTCGAGCGCCTCGCCTCGAACGGCACCTTCGTCACCCCGACGCTGGTGCAGCACCGGATCGCCGACACCCCGTCCACGGTGCGGGCCGACGACCCCCGCACCCGCTACCTGCCCGCCCCGTACACGGAGATCATGAAGGTGCAGCTGCAGCAGATCTACATGCAGAGGCGAACGCCCGCGCAGAACGTGGAGCGCCGCGAGCTGTTCGAGCGCCGCATGGACCTCGTGCCCGAGCTGGCCGAGGCGGGCGTGCCACTGCTCGCAGGCACCGACACCGGCACTCCGTCCCTCGTGCCCGGGTTCGCGCTGCACGAGGAGCTCGAGCTGCTGGTGCGCGCCGGTCTCACCACCGCGCAGGCGCTGCGGGCCGCCACGCTGGAGCCCGCGCGCTACCTCGGCCTCGAGGACGAGCAGGGCTCGATCGCGCCGGGGAAGGTCGCCGACCTGGTGCTGCTCGACGCCGACCCGCTGCGTGACATCACCAACACGACGCGGATCGACTCCGTCGTGGTGCGCGGGTGCCTGCTCGACGGCGCCGCCCGTGAGCAGATGCTCGACGACGTGCTCGCGGCGAGCCAGGACCCGGCGGCAGCGGCGGCACCAGGCCCGATGGTCTGCGCCTGTTGCCGCTGA
- a CDS encoding UDP-N-acetylmuramate dehydrogenase: MSVPDVLPSPTQRLAPLTTLRLGGPARRLVEATSADAVVQAVRDVDAAGEPLLLLGGGSNVVVADDGWPGTVVHVANTGRVVERRPDGSVLLTVEAGTDWDDVVAACVADGLGGLECLSGIPGRTGATPVQNVGAYGVEVADLLVDVDLYDRRSGAVRSHVPAAELGLAYRTSVLKGRDDAVVLRVRFALPGTDASAPVRYPELARTLGVEAGARVPAAVAREAVLDLRRGKGMVLDANDHDTWSAGSFFTNPVLPEEQVPAAAPRFPAGPGTVKVPAAWLIDHAGFRRGHPGPGGRVALSGKHVLALTNRGGGTTAELLELAREVRDGVRSQWGVTLSPEPVLVGCRI; the protein is encoded by the coding sequence GTGTCCGTACCCGACGTGCTCCCGTCGCCGACGCAGCGGCTCGCGCCGCTGACCACGCTGCGGCTGGGCGGCCCCGCCCGCCGGCTCGTCGAGGCGACGTCGGCGGACGCGGTGGTGCAGGCGGTCCGGGACGTCGATGCGGCGGGGGAGCCGTTGCTGCTGCTCGGCGGGGGTTCGAACGTCGTGGTCGCCGACGACGGCTGGCCCGGCACGGTGGTGCACGTCGCGAACACCGGGCGCGTGGTCGAGCGGCGGCCGGACGGCTCGGTGCTGCTCACGGTCGAGGCCGGAACCGACTGGGACGACGTGGTCGCCGCCTGCGTCGCCGACGGGCTGGGCGGGCTGGAGTGCCTGTCCGGGATCCCGGGCCGGACCGGGGCCACCCCCGTGCAGAACGTCGGCGCGTACGGGGTGGAGGTCGCCGACCTGCTGGTCGACGTCGACCTATACGACCGGCGCAGCGGGGCCGTGCGCTCCCACGTCCCGGCCGCCGAGCTCGGCCTCGCCTACCGCACCAGCGTGCTGAAGGGCCGCGACGACGCCGTGGTGCTGCGGGTGCGGTTCGCCCTGCCCGGCACCGACGCGAGCGCTCCCGTCCGGTACCCCGAGCTGGCGCGGACGCTGGGGGTCGAGGCCGGAGCGCGGGTGCCGGCGGCGGTGGCCCGGGAGGCGGTGCTCGACCTGCGCCGCGGCAAGGGCATGGTGCTCGACGCGAACGACCACGACACGTGGAGCGCCGGTTCGTTCTTCACCAACCCCGTGCTGCCCGAGGAGCAGGTGCCCGCGGCCGCGCCCCGCTTCCCCGCGGGCCCGGGAACGGTCAAGGTGCCGGCCGCGTGGCTGATCGACCACGCCGGTTTCCGGCGCGGCCACCCCGGCCCCGGCGGCCGGGTGGCGCTCTCCGGCAAGCACGTGCTCGCGCTCACCAACCGCGGTGGGGGTACCACCGCCGAGCTGCTCGAGCTCGCCCGCGAGGTCCGCGACGGCGTGCGGTCACAGTGGGGAGTGACACTGTCCCCCGAACCGGTTCTCGTGGGATGCCGGATCTGA